In one window of Dokdonia sp. PRO95 DNA:
- a CDS encoding pitrilysin family protein, protein MKITRLIALIALVTITFSCKQEGGDITAFAKAETPQFNVPFEKFTLDNGLTVILHQDDSDPVVAVALTAHVGSAREIEGRTGFAHLFEHLLFLESENLGKGGLDAMSARIGGSGANGSTSRDRTNYFQTVPKDALEKMIWAEADKLGYFINTVTDPVLAKEKQVVKNEKRQSVDNRPYGHARYVVGKNLYPENHPYNWQVIGSLEDLQNATLQDVKDFYNRWYTPNNTTLTIAGDFDIAQTKEWVEKYFGEIPRGEEVPAMEKQPVTVANTKRLYYEDNFARLPQLSMTWPTVPNYDKDSYALEVLASYLSKGKNAPFNKILIDEKQLTAGVRMFNFGSELAGEFGLSVNAYPGKDLDEVLVGVNEAFTKFELEGISQKDLDRIKAGQETQFYNGLSSVLGKGFQLAQYEIFAGDPAYITEDVDRILAVTKEDVQRVYEQYIKGHNYIATSFVPIGQTTLALEDSDLAQVVEEKIVEGAEETFDASIAADYERTPSSFDRSKEPAYGTTAQVAVPNVWEDKLSSGLEVYGIENDEVPLVQFQMNIRGGLLLEDINKVGVSSLLADLLLKGTATKTTAALENEIESLGANIYTYSDKENIYIGGNTLAKNYDKTIALVQEILLQPRWDKTEFDLLKQSTLSRLEQQQANPNSIAAIQFDKLIYGERSLLAQNTLGTPASVNAITIEDLKSYYTNYVVPNLVKMQVVGAVGKEQATAVLAGLNDNWKAREFTIPVVAVPKAPEQSNVYFYDVPDAKQSVLRFGYPAMAETDKDFYPAQMMNYRLGGGGFASQLTQELREGKGYTYGIRSGFSGSTLPGAFAISSGVRSNVTYESSALVKDILKNYGKNFTQQDLDVSKSFLLKSQARAFETMGAKLNMLDDIANLGISPDYIKERQAIVENMTVEEIKKLSDKYLNPDKMIYLIVGDKKTQMDKLEQLGYGTPVLLNESKEPVKN, encoded by the coding sequence ATGAAAATCACACGTCTTATAGCCCTTATTGCGCTGGTAACTATCACATTCTCGTGTAAGCAAGAAGGTGGAGATATTACCGCTTTCGCGAAAGCGGAAACCCCACAATTCAACGTTCCATTTGAAAAGTTTACGCTAGATAATGGACTTACCGTAATCTTACATCAAGACGACTCAGATCCAGTAGTCGCAGTAGCACTTACAGCACACGTAGGATCTGCAAGAGAGATAGAAGGACGTACAGGGTTTGCTCATTTATTTGAACACTTATTATTTTTAGAATCTGAAAACTTAGGAAAAGGTGGGCTAGACGCAATGAGTGCGCGTATAGGTGGTTCTGGAGCAAACGGATCTACAAGCCGTGATCGCACAAACTATTTTCAAACAGTACCAAAAGATGCTCTTGAAAAAATGATTTGGGCAGAAGCAGATAAGCTTGGATACTTCATAAATACGGTAACAGATCCAGTACTTGCCAAAGAAAAGCAAGTGGTAAAGAATGAAAAAAGACAGTCTGTAGATAACCGTCCTTATGGTCACGCACGTTATGTGGTAGGGAAGAATCTTTACCCAGAAAATCACCCATATAACTGGCAGGTAATAGGATCGCTAGAAGATTTACAAAATGCAACATTACAAGATGTAAAAGATTTTTATAATCGATGGTACACGCCTAATAATACAACGCTTACCATCGCTGGAGATTTTGATATCGCGCAAACTAAGGAGTGGGTAGAAAAATATTTTGGCGAAATTCCTAGAGGAGAGGAAGTTCCAGCAATGGAAAAGCAACCAGTAACAGTAGCAAATACAAAGCGACTGTATTATGAAGATAACTTTGCTAGATTACCACAATTATCAATGACATGGCCTACGGTGCCTAATTATGATAAGGACTCTTATGCACTTGAAGTGCTGGCTAGTTACCTCTCTAAAGGAAAGAATGCTCCGTTTAATAAGATTTTAATTGATGAGAAGCAGCTTACGGCTGGTGTGAGAATGTTCAATTTTGGTTCTGAACTTGCTGGAGAATTTGGTCTAAGTGTAAATGCATATCCTGGAAAAGATCTTGACGAGGTACTTGTAGGAGTTAATGAGGCTTTTACAAAATTTGAATTAGAGGGAATCTCACAAAAAGATTTAGACAGAATTAAAGCAGGGCAAGAAACACAGTTTTATAACGGCTTATCAAGTGTATTAGGAAAAGGATTTCAGCTAGCGCAGTATGAGATTTTTGCTGGTGATCCTGCATACATCACAGAAGATGTAGATCGTATTCTTGCAGTGACTAAGGAAGATGTACAACGCGTTTACGAGCAGTACATAAAAGGGCATAATTATATTGCTACTAGTTTTGTGCCTATAGGTCAAACAACACTTGCACTTGAAGATTCTGATCTTGCACAAGTAGTAGAAGAAAAAATAGTAGAAGGAGCAGAGGAGACATTTGATGCGAGTATCGCAGCAGATTATGAGCGTACTCCTTCATCATTTGATCGTAGTAAAGAGCCAGCATATGGCACTACTGCTCAAGTTGCTGTTCCTAATGTGTGGGAAGATAAACTCTCTTCTGGACTTGAAGTGTATGGAATAGAAAATGACGAAGTACCTCTTGTACAATTCCAAATGAATATACGTGGAGGATTACTTCTAGAGGATATCAATAAAGTAGGCGTTTCTAGCTTACTCGCAGATTTACTTTTGAAAGGAACTGCAACAAAAACTACCGCTGCTCTTGAAAATGAGATAGAAAGCCTAGGAGCAAATATTTACACGTATTCAGACAAGGAGAATATATACATAGGTGGGAACACACTGGCTAAAAACTATGATAAAACCATTGCCTTGGTTCAAGAAATCCTCTTACAGCCGCGCTGGGATAAGACGGAGTTTGATTTATTAAAGCAGAGTACATTAAGTCGTCTGGAGCAGCAACAGGCAAATCCTAATAGTATTGCGGCCATACAATTTGATAAATTAATATATGGAGAGCGTAGCTTACTAGCTCAAAATACATTAGGAACTCCAGCCTCTGTAAACGCAATCACGATTGAAGATTTAAAGAGTTATTATACTAATTATGTAGTTCCTAATCTTGTTAAGATGCAAGTAGTAGGTGCCGTAGGTAAAGAACAAGCAACAGCAGTTCTTGCAGGACTTAATGATAACTGGAAGGCTAGAGAATTTACAATACCCGTAGTAGCCGTTCCTAAGGCTCCAGAGCAGTCTAACGTGTATTTTTATGATGTGCCAGATGCAAAACAGTCTGTACTTCGTTTTGGATATCCAGCAATGGCAGAAACCGATAAAGATTTTTACCCAGCACAAATGATGAATTACCGTTTAGGTGGTGGTGGTTTTGCCTCACAACTCACACAAGAGCTTAGAGAAGGAAAAGGATACACTTATGGCATACGTTCAGGTTTTTCTGGATCTACACTACCTGGAGCGTTTGCTATCTCAAGTGGTGTGAGGTCTAACGTTACCTATGAATCTTCGGCGCTAGTAAAAGATATTCTTAAGAACTATGGGAAAAACTTTACCCAACAAGATCTTGACGTCTCAAAAAGTTTTCTATTAAAAAGTCAAGCACGTGCTTTTGAAACTATGGGAGCAAAGCTCAATATGCTAGATGATATTGCAAACTTGGGTATATCTCCAGATTATATCAAGGAACGCCAGGCTATCGTAGAAAATATGACAGTAGAAGAAATCAAGAAGTTATCAGATAAATATCTCAATCCAGATAAAATGATATACTTGATAGTAGGCGATAAGAAAACGCAGATGGATAAATTAGAGCAGCTAGGTTATGGTACTCCGGTACTTTTGAATGAGAGTAAAGAGCCAGTGAAGAACTAG
- a CDS encoding DMT family transporter, protein MIKGVVYMLIAAFAFTWMNLLAKYLEDFHPLQVVFFRCVGTFIFIFPYMLIKKVPVIGNNFSWLITRGILSFVSLALYFVVIQRIPLGSAVALRYTAPLFSAIFALWFLKEKVKPWQWVALVISVIGALVLKGVDFRIDTISFILIILSSVLVGGVFTIVRYLGSREHFLTIINYFMVISIIGSLFFIQHWRMPVGVEWWYVSGIGVFGLFGQVFLTRSFQLADTATVAPIKYMELVYALILGYFLFNERYDTAPLVGMGILVIGMLLNVWVKRRA, encoded by the coding sequence GTGATAAAAGGAGTTGTTTACATGCTTATTGCCGCATTTGCGTTTACGTGGATGAACTTACTGGCAAAATACCTAGAAGATTTTCACCCGCTACAAGTTGTATTCTTTAGATGCGTGGGCACCTTTATTTTTATTTTTCCTTACATGCTAATCAAGAAAGTTCCCGTTATAGGAAATAATTTTTCTTGGCTCATAACTAGAGGGATATTGAGTTTTGTTTCTCTCGCTCTTTATTTTGTAGTCATACAGCGCATCCCATTGGGATCTGCCGTTGCCTTGCGATATACAGCTCCTTTATTTAGTGCCATTTTTGCGTTGTGGTTTTTAAAGGAAAAAGTAAAACCATGGCAATGGGTTGCGCTAGTAATTTCAGTCATAGGAGCACTGGTTTTAAAAGGAGTAGATTTTAGAATAGATACCATAAGTTTTATACTCATTATTCTGTCCTCTGTACTCGTAGGTGGTGTGTTTACCATCGTGCGTTACTTAGGGTCACGTGAGCACTTTTTAACCATAATCAACTACTTTATGGTAATCTCCATCATAGGAAGCCTTTTCTTCATACAACACTGGCGTATGCCTGTGGGTGTTGAGTGGTGGTATGTGAGTGGCATTGGAGTGTTCGGGCTTTTTGGACAAGTTTTCTTAACGCGTTCTTTTCAGCTTGCAGACACAGCTACCGTAGCTCCTATTAAATACATGGAACTCGTATATGCGTTAATCTTAGGTTATTTCCTTTTTAATGAACGCTACGATACTGCTCCTCTTGTAGGAATGGGAATTCTGGTTATAGGGATGCTCCTTAACGTTTGGGTAAAGAGAAGAGCTTAA
- the rodA gene encoding rod shape-determining protein RodA, translating into MSRFSRNVGSFDWLLILLYLALVAIGWVNIYSAAFDPDTEAFVSMNNLYFKQLVWIFLGFLIITFILFLDSKFFERFSSVIYIGSLLSLILLFVFGKTISGATSWYNLGFMSLQPSEFAKAATALALAKYLSDIQTNIKTIKDQVRALAIIAIPALIIVPQPDPGSALVYAAFFFPLYREGLAASYLILGASTITLFVLTLVLGPIYVSVIVIAIALILFARNRKKRPSKRLYIGLVAAACLFAFSVNYIFENIFEQRHRDRFNIVLGKEVDAKSIGYNTQQSEIAIGNGGWFGRGFLEGTQTKGKFVPEQHTDYIFSTVGEEWGFFGSTLVIILFIALILRVIQLSEKQKNDFSRIYGYSLAGILFIHFVVNIGMVIGLLPTVGIPLPFFSYGGSGLWGFTILLFIFVKLDGNRVNEW; encoded by the coding sequence ATGAGCCGATTTTCACGGAATGTTGGTAGTTTTGACTGGCTACTTATTCTATTATACTTAGCTCTTGTAGCTATAGGCTGGGTTAACATCTACTCTGCTGCCTTTGATCCAGACACAGAAGCCTTTGTAAGTATGAACAACTTGTACTTCAAGCAACTTGTATGGATATTCTTAGGCTTTCTTATTATTACATTTATTCTATTTTTAGATTCAAAATTCTTTGAGCGATTCTCTAGTGTTATTTACATAGGCTCGTTGCTCTCATTAATATTATTATTCGTTTTTGGTAAGACCATATCTGGAGCCACAAGTTGGTACAACCTTGGATTTATGAGTTTGCAGCCTAGTGAATTTGCCAAAGCCGCTACCGCACTAGCGCTTGCCAAATACTTGAGCGATATACAAACCAATATAAAAACCATAAAAGATCAAGTTCGGGCGCTTGCTATTATCGCAATACCAGCACTTATCATTGTGCCGCAGCCAGACCCTGGAAGTGCACTAGTTTATGCTGCATTTTTCTTTCCATTATATCGAGAGGGACTTGCCGCTAGTTATTTAATTCTAGGAGCATCTACGATTACTTTATTTGTGCTTACACTAGTTTTAGGACCTATATATGTGTCAGTGATTGTAATTGCGATTGCCTTGATACTGTTTGCTAGAAATAGAAAAAAACGACCTTCCAAACGTCTTTACATAGGTCTCGTAGCAGCTGCATGTCTTTTTGCATTTTCTGTAAACTACATTTTTGAAAATATCTTCGAACAACGACACCGCGACCGTTTTAATATTGTTTTAGGTAAAGAAGTAGATGCAAAAAGTATAGGCTACAACACTCAACAAAGTGAGATTGCCATAGGTAATGGTGGCTGGTTTGGAAGAGGATTTCTTGAAGGAACACAAACTAAAGGTAAGTTTGTTCCAGAACAACATACAGATTATATATTTTCAACGGTAGGTGAAGAGTGGGGATTCTTTGGGAGTACGCTTGTCATTATTTTATTTATAGCACTTATTTTAAGAGTCATCCAACTATCAGAAAAACAAAAAAATGACTTCTCTCGGATTTACGGTTACAGCCTGGCAGGGATTTTATTCATTCACTTTGTGGTAAACATAGGGATGGTAATCGGCCTCTTGCCTACGGTAGGAATACCGCTACCATTTTTCAGTTACGGAGGCTCAGGGTTATGGGGCTTCACTATATTGCTATTTATCTTTGTAAAACTAGATGGTAATAGAGTAAACGAGTGGTGA
- the mrdA gene encoding penicillin-binding protein 2, whose translation MRKLLLLFIVLTTGVLFIARLFYLQVYDTSAAILSENNAIKQQYEIPQRGRIYDRYGKLLVSNQPSYDLMAIPREIKPFDTLKLCSLLNIDKERLVKQLNKAIHYSPRHPSVIVPTMSQEEFAYLGEQMRKFEGFFIQKRSLRDYQIDFGANFLGYIQEVHQGIIKEKPYYISGDLIGRQGVEEKYEEILRGKKGIKYLQKDRFNRVIGPYKEGTLDQEPEEGKNIHLTIDSELQKYGQELMQGKRGGIVAIEPSTGEILALVTAPNYDPALMVGRERSKNYSKLDNDSIAKPMYDRALLGEYAPGSPFKALTGLIALQEGAITLEDRVYCNGGMRYGRGRTFGCHHHKSPVQMIDGIAYSCNAYFGTAYLNTLNKYNTPQEGITAWQSHLESFGLGDFMGYDLPIGRPGFIPKASYYNRIHDYPNRKWGSAATLSNSIGQGEVSLTPMQMAHFTATIANRGWFYRPHIIKKIEGQDSIPSLYEQKNYTTIDARHFEPVIQGLNDVYNYGTAANLKVPGIDISGKTGTAENYTKIDGVTTQLTDHSTFVAFAPKDNPKIAIAIFVENGYWGSRYGGRIASLMIEKYINREVTRKDLENWILTHSLEEEYAKPLSGKPFKINY comes from the coding sequence ATGAGAAAATTACTCCTCCTCTTTATTGTCTTGACTACGGGTGTACTGTTTATTGCTAGATTATTTTATCTACAGGTTTATGACACCTCTGCAGCTATTCTTTCTGAGAATAATGCAATAAAACAACAATATGAAATACCACAACGTGGGCGTATTTATGATCGCTATGGTAAACTTCTAGTATCAAACCAGCCCTCATATGACTTAATGGCGATACCTCGAGAAATCAAACCTTTTGATACACTTAAGCTATGCTCATTATTAAACATTGATAAAGAGAGACTTGTAAAGCAACTTAACAAGGCAATACATTATTCTCCTAGGCACCCTTCTGTTATCGTACCTACCATGTCACAAGAAGAGTTTGCATACTTGGGTGAGCAAATGCGCAAGTTTGAGGGTTTCTTTATCCAGAAACGATCGTTACGTGACTATCAGATAGATTTTGGTGCAAACTTCCTAGGCTACATACAAGAAGTACACCAAGGAATTATTAAAGAAAAACCATACTACATAAGCGGTGATCTTATAGGAAGACAAGGTGTTGAAGAGAAGTACGAAGAAATCTTACGTGGAAAAAAAGGGATTAAGTATCTTCAAAAAGATCGATTTAACCGAGTGATAGGCCCTTACAAAGAAGGTACCCTTGACCAAGAACCTGAAGAAGGAAAAAATATACATCTTACTATAGATTCCGAGCTTCAAAAATACGGTCAAGAATTAATGCAAGGTAAGCGTGGCGGTATTGTAGCTATCGAGCCATCTACTGGAGAAATACTAGCATTAGTAACTGCTCCTAATTATGACCCTGCATTAATGGTAGGTCGCGAGCGTTCTAAAAACTACTCAAAACTTGATAATGATTCCATTGCAAAACCTATGTATGACAGGGCGCTACTAGGAGAATATGCACCCGGATCTCCTTTTAAAGCACTAACAGGTCTTATTGCGCTTCAAGAAGGAGCAATTACACTAGAGGATCGTGTTTATTGTAATGGAGGCATGCGTTATGGGAGAGGAAGAACCTTTGGCTGTCACCACCACAAAAGCCCAGTACAAATGATAGATGGTATTGCATATTCTTGCAATGCTTACTTTGGGACCGCTTATTTAAATACACTTAATAAATATAACACTCCACAAGAAGGAATTACAGCATGGCAAAGCCATCTTGAAAGTTTTGGACTAGGAGATTTCATGGGATATGACTTACCTATAGGAAGACCAGGATTTATACCAAAAGCATCTTATTATAATAGAATACATGATTACCCTAATAGGAAGTGGGGAAGTGCTGCGACGCTTTCTAATTCTATAGGTCAAGGTGAAGTTTCCCTTACCCCAATGCAAATGGCCCACTTTACAGCGACTATTGCAAATAGAGGATGGTTTTACAGACCACACATCATAAAAAAAATAGAAGGACAGGACTCAATCCCTTCACTTTATGAACAAAAAAATTATACTACTATAGATGCTAGACATTTCGAGCCTGTTATCCAAGGCCTCAATGATGTGTACAATTATGGAACTGCAGCAAATCTAAAAGTCCCAGGTATAGACATCTCTGGTAAAACAGGGACAGCAGAAAATTATACAAAAATAGATGGGGTAACTACACAACTTACAGACCACTCCACTTTTGTAGCATTTGCTCCTAAAGATAATCCTAAGATTGCCATAGCCATCTTTGTAGAAAATGGATATTGGGGATCTCGTTATGGAGGACGTATTGCATCACTTATGATTGAAAAATACATCAATAGAGAAGTGACTCGTAAAGACTTAGAAAACTGGATACTCACCCACTCTCTAGAAGAAGAATATGCAAAACCACTAAGTGGTAAACCTTTTAAAATAAATTACTAA
- the mreC gene encoding rod shape-determining protein MreC, with the protein MHQIINFLIRNKHFLLFAFLLMLSLVFTIQSHSYHRSKFVNSANWFTGGIYGSVTSVQDYFKLKTYNKQLLEENARLREMLKSPNEDNLDLDVLTDATSPIPSDSLRKFSYIPAKVLNNNYAKTDNFITLLGGLKDSIHKDQGVITSKGIVGIIDKTSAGYSTVLSILNSNFTTSAKLRASEHFGTMQWDGKNPNIVQVIDMQQQAPVKLGDTIETSGKSAIFPKGIPIGTVDEFELDPSKNFYTLSIKLINDMTNLGHVYVVENSYKKEIIALETQQDEE; encoded by the coding sequence ATGCATCAGATTATCAATTTCTTGATCAGGAACAAGCACTTCCTGCTGTTTGCATTTTTACTAATGCTGTCGCTTGTTTTTACCATACAATCTCATTCTTATCACCGTAGTAAATTTGTAAACTCTGCAAACTGGTTTACGGGTGGCATTTATGGATCTGTAACTAGTGTTCAAGATTATTTTAAACTCAAAACATACAACAAACAGCTTCTAGAAGAGAATGCCCGCTTACGCGAAATGTTGAAATCACCTAACGAGGATAATCTAGATCTTGACGTTCTTACAGATGCAACATCCCCTATCCCGTCAGATAGTTTGCGAAAATTCTCATACATTCCTGCAAAGGTTCTCAATAACAACTACGCAAAGACAGATAATTTCATTACTCTTCTAGGTGGATTAAAAGATAGTATTCACAAAGACCAAGGAGTGATTACTAGCAAAGGAATCGTAGGCATCATTGACAAAACATCTGCTGGCTACAGCACCGTACTATCCATTCTCAACTCTAACTTTACCACAAGTGCAAAGCTAAGAGCGTCAGAACATTTTGGAACAATGCAATGGGACGGAAAAAATCCAAATATCGTTCAGGTTATTGACATGCAACAACAAGCACCTGTAAAACTAGGTGATACCATAGAAACCAGTGGGAAATCGGCAATTTTCCCGAAAGGGATTCCTATAGGTACAGTTGATGAGTTTGAATTAGATCCAAGTAAAAACTTCTATACTCTTTCTATAAAGCTTATAAATGACATGACTAATCTAGGCCATGTATACGTGGTAGAAAACAGTTATAAGAAGGAAATTATAGCACTAGAAACACAGCAGGATGAAGAATAG